A single genomic interval of Falco cherrug isolate bFalChe1 chromosome 8, bFalChe1.pri, whole genome shotgun sequence harbors:
- the LOC102053362 gene encoding C-X-C chemokine receptor type 2-like — MESFSFNGDFSNFFTLYNYTYDYTAMPDTAISSAPCRPDGSVLNKYLVVVIYCLVFILSVVGNGLVVLVVTSSHTSRSVTDVYLLNLAVADLLFALTLPLWAAYRAHEWVFGTVMCKAISVLQEANFYSGILLLACISVDRYLAIVYATRAATEKRHWVKFVCLGIWVFSVLLSLPVLLFREAFPSPSNGTVCYERIGGEDTAKWRVVLRVLPQTFGFALPLLVMLFCYGVTIHTLLQTKNAQKQRAMKVIFAVVLVFLICWLPYNITLVSDTLMRTRAIAETCERRNRIDTALSVTQVLGFAHSCINPIIYAFIGQKFRNSFLKILAQRGFISKDAVARYGRTSYASTSGNTSTTL, encoded by the coding sequence ATGGAGTCCTTCTCCTTCAATGGGGATTTCTCCAACTTCTTCACCCTCTACAACTATACCTATGACTACACAGCCATGCCTGACACTGCTATCTCCTCTGCCCCATGCCGGCCCGATGGCTCTGTCCTCAACAAGTACCTGGTGGTAGTGATCTACTGCCTCGTCTTCATCCTCAGCGTGGTGGGAAATGGGCTGGTGGTACTGGTGGTGACCTCCAGCCACACCAGCCGCTCCGTCACCGATGTCTACCTGCTCAACCTGGCTGTGGCAGACCTGCTCTTTGCCCTCACCCTGCCGCTCTGGGCTGCTTACCGAGCCCATGAGTGGGTCTTTGGCACTGTGATGTGCAAAGCcatctctgtgctgcaggaggccaaCTTCTACAGCGGCATACTGCTGCTGGCCTGCATCAGTGTGGACCGCTACCTGGCCATCGTCTACGCCACCCGGGCTGCCACTGAAAAGAGGCACTGGGTGAAGTTTGTCTGCTTGGGCATCTGGGTCTTCTCcgtgctgctctccctgcctgtgctgctcttcCGTGAGGCTTTCCCCTCACCCAGCAATGGCACCGTGTGCTACGAGCGCATTGGCGGTGAGGACACGGCCAAGTGGCGGGTGGTGCTGCGGGTCCTGCCACAGACCTTCGGCTTTGCCCTGCCCCTCCTGGTGATGCTCTTCTGCTATGGTGTCACCATCCACACCCTCCTGCAGACCAAGAATGCCCAGAAGCAGCGGGCCATGAAGGTCATCTTCGCTGTGGTGCTGGTCTTCCTCATCTGCTGGCTGCCCTACAACATCACGTTGGTGAGCGATACCCTCATGAGGACACGGGCCATCGCTGAGACTTGCGAGAGGAGGAACCGCATCGACACGGCCCTCTCCGTCACACAGGTTCTGGGCTTCGCTCACAGCTGCATCAACCCCATCATATATGCCTTTATTGGGCAGAAGTTTCGCAACAGCTTCCTCAAGATCCTTGCGCAGCGTGGGTTCATCAGCAAGGATGCCGTGGCCCGCTATGGCCGCACATCCTATGCCTCCACCTCTGGCAACACCTCCACCACCCTCTGA
- the RUFY4 gene encoding RUN and FYVE domain-containing protein 4 isoform X2 — protein sequence MAGDGELNRIIKDLHKTVDELNRSYREQNLPVTDGSRELHSLCAQLEFLLQFDLKEKKSFFGQRKDYWDFLCQGLAQRRQEHEGIRFVTSLDKLKTPVGRGRAFLRYCLVHQQLAESLQLCLLDTENLREWYYARSPFLSPQRRAEILGSLYELDCVTFHLALHRADLDTAWPMFSETLVRPSPVAGSSLAKTALQTDDTCTGMHGWPNGITHPTVAHGGVPAHPCPPALAALQVGDAEAEDAEEDVEVKKDVKEEVEKEDDDEEEVKDVNVEVKKDVEEDEEEEVEKDEEEDGEEVEEVEVEEGMEEEVEEDEEEKVEDVDVEEEEEVDEDVEEEVEEEVEDMEEEDEEDMEEEEVEDVDVEEDVAEEEDVEEDDEEEDEKELEDTGAEELEAARGAGRAPQPDGDWEPGTSPPPGTGCAPGSTPPVPGQDGRTAASLRALVSRLRAELGQREAAARALAARLARAERRHQRRERGSARRAQLRAREAEALRETNAFLGRALAAAGPGGGAGALARAQEEARRWREVAEARGARLAAALAEAAALASRLRECRAALAAAGRPAVLEGAGAPAEVAAVEEALRRALELARGPQEPPPEPQVEGEPGTAADMAMRLATLATAAREEARQSREQVQAQRQEVAQLREQLGRARQDGERWASALQRAQREALEREATRGAEQARQQELIRDMKGRLLELLREKDALWQKTEGINTPKPSPAPHDAGLCARCHKDFRLLSRRYNCRLCQGKVCHTCSVDVGKQGRCCLLCYQQRHPQAT from the exons ATGGCAGGAGACGGGGAGCTCAACCGTATCATCAAGGACCTGCACA AGACTGTGGACGAGCTGAACCGCAGCTACCGGGAGCAGAACCTGCCAGTGACAGACGGGAGCCGGGAGTTGCACAGCCTCTGTGCCCAGCTGGAGTTCCTCCTTCAG TTTGACCTCAAGGAGAAGAAGAGCTTCTTTGGGCAGCGCAAGGACTATTGGGATTTCTTGTGCCAGGGCCTGGCACAGCGCCGGCAGGAGCACGAGGGCATTCGCTTCGTCACCTCCCTGGACAAG CTGAAGACCCCCGTGGGCAGGGGCCGAGCCTTCCTGCGGTACTGCCTGGtgcaccagcagctggcagagtccctgcagctctgcctcctcGACACTGAGAACCTCCG TGAGTGGTACTACGCCCGCAGTCCCTTCCTGAGCCCCCAGCGCCGGGCCGAGATCCTGGGCAGCCTCTACGAGCTGGACTGTGTCACCTTCCACCTGGCCCTGCACAGGGCTGACCTGGACACTGCTTGGCCCATGTTCTCTGA GACACTGGTACGGCCCAGCCCGGTGGCCGGGAGCAGCCTGGCAAAGACGGCCCTGCAGACAGATGATACTTGCACCGGGATGCATGGATGGCCCAATGGCATTACCCATCCCACCGTGGCACACGGTGGGGTGCCAGCCCACCCATGCCCACCTGCCTTGGCTGCCCTGCAGGTAGGGGATGCAGAGGCGGAGGATGCGGAGGAGGATGTGGAGGTGAAGAAGGATGTGAAAGAGGAGGTGGAGAAGGAGGATGATGATGAGGAGGAGGTAAAGGATGTGAACGTGGAGGTGAAGAAGGATGtggaagaggatgaagaagaggaggtggagaaggatgaggaggaggatggggaggaggtagaggaggtggaggtggaggagggcatggaagaggaggtggaggaggatgaggaagagAAGGTAGAGGACGTGGatgtggaggaggaagaggaggtggaCGAGGATGTggaagaggaggtggaggaggaggtagaggacatggaagaggaggatgaagaggacatggaggaggaggaggttgagGACGTGGATGTGGAGGAGGAcgtggcagaggaggaggatgtgGAAGAGGACGATGAAGAGGAGGACgagaaggagctggaggacacgggtgcagaggagctggaggcCGCCCGTGGCGCTGGCCGCGCACCCCAGCCTGACGGTGACTGGGAGCCCGGCACGTCCCCGCCGCCCGGCACGGGGTGCGCGCCGGGCTCCACGCCACCGGTGCCCGGGCAGGACGGCAGGACGGCGGCGTCCCTGCGGGCGCTGGTGTCGCGGCTGCGGGCCGAGCTGGGGCAGCGGGAGGCAGCGGCGCGGGCGCTGGCGGCCCGGCTGGCGCGGGCGGAGCGGCGGCACcagcggcgggagcggggcagcgCCCGGCGGGCCCAGCTGCGGGCGCGGGAGGCCGAGGCGCTGCGGGAGACCAACGCCTTCCTGGGGCGggcgctggcggcggcggggccgggcggcggcgcgggggcgcTGGCGCGGGCGCAGGAGGAGGCGCGGCGCTGGCGGGAGGTGGCGGAGGCGCGGGGCGCCCGGCTGGCCGCGGCGCtggcggaggcggcggcgctggcGTCGCGCCTGCGGGAGTGCCGGGCggcgctggcggcggcggggcggccggccgTGCTGGAGGGTGCCGGTGCCCCGGCCGAGGTGGCCGCCGTGGAGGAGGCGCTGCGGCGGGCGCTGGAGCTCGCCCGAGGCCCCCAGGAACCCCCCCCGGAGCCCCAGGTGGAGGGGGAGCCCGGCACGGCCGCCGACATGGCCATG CGcctggccaccttggccaccgCGGCGCGCGAGGAGGCCCGGCAGAGCCGGGAGCAAGTCCAGGCGCAGCGGCAGGAGGTGGCGCAGCTGCGGGAGCAGCTCGGCAG ggctcGGCAGGATGGTGAGCGCTGGGCATCGGCGCTGCAGCGGGCGCAGAGGGAGGCCCTGGAGCGGGAGGCCACACGGGGTGCCGAGCAGGCACGGCAGCAGGAGCTCATCCGCGACATGAAGGGacggctgctggagctgctgcg GGAGAAGGATGCCCTGTGGCAGAAGACGGAAGGCATCAACACCCCAAAGCCCAGCCCGGCACCCCATGATGCAGGGCTGTGCGCCCGCTGCCACAAGGATTTCCGACTCCTCTCCCGGCGGTACAACTGcag GttgtgccagggcaaggtgtGCCACACATGCTCCGTGGACGTGGGCAAGCAGGggcgctgctgcctgctttgttACCAGCAAAGGCACCCACAGGCTACATGA
- the RUFY4 gene encoding RUN and FYVE domain-containing protein 4 isoform X1, with translation MAGDGELNRIIKDLHKTVDELNRSYREQNLPVTDGSRELHSLCAQLEFLLQFDLKEKKSFFGQRKDYWDFLCQGLAQRRQEHEGIRFVTSLDKLKTPVGRGRAFLRYCLVHQQLAESLQLCLLDTENLREWYYARSPFLSPQRRAEILGSLYELDCVTFHLALHRADLDTAWPMFSETLVRPSPVAGSSLAKTALQTDDTCTGMHGWPNGITHPTVAHGGVPAHPCPPALAALQVGDAEAEDAEEDVEVKKDVKEEVEKEDDDEEEVKDVNVEVKKDVEEDEEEEVEKDEEEDGEEVEEVEVEEGMEEEVEEDEEEKVEDVDVEEEEEVDEDVEEEVEEEVEDMEEEDEEDMEEEEVEDVDVEEDVAEEEDVEEDDEEEDEKELEDTGAEELEAARGAGRAPQPDGDWEPGTSPPPGTGCAPGSTPPVPGQDGRTAASLRALVSRLRAELGQREAAARALAARLARAERRHQRRERGSARRAQLRAREAEALRETNAFLGRALAAAGPGGGAGALARAQEEARRWREVAEARGARLAAALAEAAALASRLRECRAALAAAGRPAVLEGAGAPAEVAAVEEALRRALELARGPQEPPPEPQVEGEPGTAADMAMRLATLATAAREEARQSREQVQAQRQEVAQLREQLGRARQDGERWASALQRAQREALEREATRGAEQARQQELIRDMKGRLLELLREKDALWQKTEGINTPKPSPAPHDAGLCARCHKDFRLLSRRYNCRWAVAGTRRGAPAWHHGGRALTTHSLNRLCQGKVCHTCSVDVGKQGRCCLLCYQQRHPQAT, from the exons ATGGCAGGAGACGGGGAGCTCAACCGTATCATCAAGGACCTGCACA AGACTGTGGACGAGCTGAACCGCAGCTACCGGGAGCAGAACCTGCCAGTGACAGACGGGAGCCGGGAGTTGCACAGCCTCTGTGCCCAGCTGGAGTTCCTCCTTCAG TTTGACCTCAAGGAGAAGAAGAGCTTCTTTGGGCAGCGCAAGGACTATTGGGATTTCTTGTGCCAGGGCCTGGCACAGCGCCGGCAGGAGCACGAGGGCATTCGCTTCGTCACCTCCCTGGACAAG CTGAAGACCCCCGTGGGCAGGGGCCGAGCCTTCCTGCGGTACTGCCTGGtgcaccagcagctggcagagtccctgcagctctgcctcctcGACACTGAGAACCTCCG TGAGTGGTACTACGCCCGCAGTCCCTTCCTGAGCCCCCAGCGCCGGGCCGAGATCCTGGGCAGCCTCTACGAGCTGGACTGTGTCACCTTCCACCTGGCCCTGCACAGGGCTGACCTGGACACTGCTTGGCCCATGTTCTCTGA GACACTGGTACGGCCCAGCCCGGTGGCCGGGAGCAGCCTGGCAAAGACGGCCCTGCAGACAGATGATACTTGCACCGGGATGCATGGATGGCCCAATGGCATTACCCATCCCACCGTGGCACACGGTGGGGTGCCAGCCCACCCATGCCCACCTGCCTTGGCTGCCCTGCAGGTAGGGGATGCAGAGGCGGAGGATGCGGAGGAGGATGTGGAGGTGAAGAAGGATGTGAAAGAGGAGGTGGAGAAGGAGGATGATGATGAGGAGGAGGTAAAGGATGTGAACGTGGAGGTGAAGAAGGATGtggaagaggatgaagaagaggaggtggagaaggatgaggaggaggatggggaggaggtagaggaggtggaggtggaggagggcatggaagaggaggtggaggaggatgaggaagagAAGGTAGAGGACGTGGatgtggaggaggaagaggaggtggaCGAGGATGTggaagaggaggtggaggaggaggtagaggacatggaagaggaggatgaagaggacatggaggaggaggaggttgagGACGTGGATGTGGAGGAGGAcgtggcagaggaggaggatgtgGAAGAGGACGATGAAGAGGAGGACgagaaggagctggaggacacgggtgcagaggagctggaggcCGCCCGTGGCGCTGGCCGCGCACCCCAGCCTGACGGTGACTGGGAGCCCGGCACGTCCCCGCCGCCCGGCACGGGGTGCGCGCCGGGCTCCACGCCACCGGTGCCCGGGCAGGACGGCAGGACGGCGGCGTCCCTGCGGGCGCTGGTGTCGCGGCTGCGGGCCGAGCTGGGGCAGCGGGAGGCAGCGGCGCGGGCGCTGGCGGCCCGGCTGGCGCGGGCGGAGCGGCGGCACcagcggcgggagcggggcagcgCCCGGCGGGCCCAGCTGCGGGCGCGGGAGGCCGAGGCGCTGCGGGAGACCAACGCCTTCCTGGGGCGggcgctggcggcggcggggccgggcggcggcgcgggggcgcTGGCGCGGGCGCAGGAGGAGGCGCGGCGCTGGCGGGAGGTGGCGGAGGCGCGGGGCGCCCGGCTGGCCGCGGCGCtggcggaggcggcggcgctggcGTCGCGCCTGCGGGAGTGCCGGGCggcgctggcggcggcggggcggccggccgTGCTGGAGGGTGCCGGTGCCCCGGCCGAGGTGGCCGCCGTGGAGGAGGCGCTGCGGCGGGCGCTGGAGCTCGCCCGAGGCCCCCAGGAACCCCCCCCGGAGCCCCAGGTGGAGGGGGAGCCCGGCACGGCCGCCGACATGGCCATG CGcctggccaccttggccaccgCGGCGCGCGAGGAGGCCCGGCAGAGCCGGGAGCAAGTCCAGGCGCAGCGGCAGGAGGTGGCGCAGCTGCGGGAGCAGCTCGGCAG ggctcGGCAGGATGGTGAGCGCTGGGCATCGGCGCTGCAGCGGGCGCAGAGGGAGGCCCTGGAGCGGGAGGCCACACGGGGTGCCGAGCAGGCACGGCAGCAGGAGCTCATCCGCGACATGAAGGGacggctgctggagctgctgcg GGAGAAGGATGCCCTGTGGCAGAAGACGGAAGGCATCAACACCCCAAAGCCCAGCCCGGCACCCCATGATGCAGGGCTGTGCGCCCGCTGCCACAAGGATTTCCGACTCCTCTCCCGGCGGTACAACTGcaggtgggctgtggcaggcacCAGGAGGGGggcaccagcatggcaccacgGTGGCAGAGCTCTCACCACCCACTCTCTCAACAGGttgtgccagggcaaggtgtGCCACACATGCTCCGTGGACGTGGGCAAGCAGGggcgctgctgcctgctttgttACCAGCAAAGGCACCCACAGGCTACATGA